In Erigeron canadensis isolate Cc75 chromosome 1, C_canadensis_v1, whole genome shotgun sequence, a single window of DNA contains:
- the LOC122593350 gene encoding enoyl-CoA delta isomerase 2, peroxisomal-like — protein MPSISIVTCTGHAVGSGLALALCHDYVVMQRGRNVLYMCEIQLGISLPDYGVELIKSKVEKSDSLRDILLGGMKVKADQAVAMGLVDMACDSAESAVDGGVRMGKELAKKKFNGDRGLCGNT, from the coding sequence ATGCCATCCATCAGTATTGTAACATGTACTGGTCATGCGGTTGGTTCAGGACTAGCGCTCGCTCTATGCCATGACTATGTTGTCATGCAACGTGGTCGGAATGTTTTGTATATGTGCGAGATCCAATTGGGGATATCATTACCAGACTATGGGGTTGAGTTGATCAAATCAAAGGTGGAAAAGTCGGATTCCCTTAGAGACATATTGTTGGGTGGAATGAAGGTTAAGGCGGACCAGGCAGTGGCGATGGGGTTAGTTGACATGGCGTGTGACAGCGCAGAGAGTGCGGTTGACGGCGGAGTGCGCATGGGAAAAGAGTTAGCAAAGAAGAAGTTCAACGGGGATCGAGGTCTATGTGGAAATACGTAA